Proteins found in one Myxococcaceae bacterium JPH2 genomic segment:
- a CDS encoding zinc metalloprotease HtpX, with the protein MKNQLKTVLLLGILSTLLVTLGGALGKGFLPIALLLAVVMNVGAYFFSDRLVLAMHGAREVSPSEAPGLHRMVAELAHSAQLPMPRVFLMDEAQPNAFATGRNPDKGVVAVTTGLLHLLNERELRGVIAHELAHIKNRDILLSTIAATVAAAVTYLAHAASFATALAGARSDDDSEEGFSPIQSLMLALVAPIAATLIQLGISRSREFLADETGARISGDPEALARALEKLQAGAEHIPAPPRPATASLFIVNPFAGVEGILNLFSTHPRIEERARRLRALATRPAPYSSWDAPSARFG; encoded by the coding sequence ATGAAGAACCAACTCAAGACCGTCCTGCTGCTCGGCATCCTGTCGACCCTCCTCGTCACGTTGGGAGGCGCGCTCGGAAAAGGCTTCCTGCCCATCGCGCTGCTGCTGGCGGTGGTGATGAACGTCGGGGCGTACTTCTTCTCGGACCGACTGGTGCTCGCCATGCACGGCGCGCGCGAGGTGTCCCCGAGCGAGGCGCCGGGACTCCACCGCATGGTGGCGGAGCTGGCGCACAGTGCGCAGCTGCCCATGCCTCGCGTCTTCCTCATGGACGAGGCCCAGCCCAATGCCTTCGCCACCGGCCGCAACCCCGACAAGGGCGTGGTGGCCGTCACGACGGGACTGCTCCACCTGCTCAACGAGCGCGAGCTGCGTGGGGTGATTGCCCACGAGCTGGCCCACATCAAGAACCGGGACATCCTCCTGTCCACCATCGCCGCCACGGTGGCCGCCGCCGTGACGTACCTGGCGCACGCGGCCAGCTTCGCCACCGCGCTGGCCGGGGCGCGGAGCGATGACGACTCGGAGGAGGGCTTCTCGCCCATCCAGTCGCTGATGCTGGCGCTGGTGGCGCCGATCGCCGCCACGTTGATCCAGCTCGGCATCTCGCGCTCGCGCGAGTTCCTGGCGGACGAGACGGGCGCGCGCATCAGCGGAGACCCGGAGGCGCTCGCCCGGGCCCTGGAGAAGCTCCAGGCGGGCGCGGAGCACATCCCCGCGCCGCCGCGTCCGGCCACCGCGAGCCTGTTCATCGTCAACCCGTTCGCGGGCGTGGAGGGCATCCTCAACCTCTTCTCCACCCACCCGCGCATCGAGGAGCGCGCCCGCCGGCTGCGTGCCCTGGCCACGCGCCCTGCCCCCTATTCGAGCTGGGACGCGCCCTCCGCGCGCTTCGGCTGA
- a CDS encoding TerC family protein — MDSIQTVGSPLLWGGFIAFVIAMLALDLGVFHRKAHEIKMKEALAWSAVWVSLALLFNVGIWWKFGPEPGMQFLTGYLIEKSLSVDNIFVFVVIFSALGIPSLYQHRVLFWGILSALVLRAVMIFAGVAMLERFHWLIYVFGAFLILTGAKLFLQRNKEEHPEDGWLMKAARRVIPSTNRYDGQRFLTVENGRKLATPLLMALLLVEASDVLFALDSIPAIFAVTRDPFLVFTSNIFAILGLRSLFFLMAGMVEKFSYLKVGLSGVLIFVGAKMALIDVVKIPPALSLGIIAALLGASIVASLLKARHAPRASES, encoded by the coding sequence ATGGACTCAATACAAACCGTGGGCAGCCCCCTGCTGTGGGGCGGCTTCATCGCCTTCGTCATCGCGATGCTGGCCCTGGACCTGGGCGTGTTCCACCGCAAGGCTCATGAAATCAAGATGAAGGAGGCGCTCGCGTGGAGCGCCGTCTGGGTGAGCCTGGCCCTGCTCTTCAACGTGGGCATCTGGTGGAAGTTCGGGCCCGAGCCGGGGATGCAGTTCCTCACCGGCTACCTCATCGAGAAGTCCCTCTCCGTCGACAACATCTTCGTCTTCGTCGTCATCTTCTCGGCGCTGGGGATCCCCTCGCTCTACCAGCACCGCGTCCTGTTCTGGGGCATCCTCAGCGCGCTCGTGCTGCGCGCGGTGATGATCTTCGCCGGCGTGGCCATGCTGGAGCGCTTCCACTGGCTCATCTACGTCTTCGGCGCGTTCCTCATCCTCACGGGCGCCAAGCTCTTCCTGCAGCGCAACAAGGAGGAGCACCCCGAGGACGGCTGGCTGATGAAGGCCGCTCGGCGCGTCATCCCCTCCACGAACCGCTATGACGGGCAGCGCTTCCTCACCGTGGAGAACGGCCGCAAGCTGGCCACCCCGCTGCTCATGGCCCTCTTGCTCGTCGAGGCGTCGGACGTGCTCTTCGCGCTCGACTCCATCCCGGCCATCTTCGCCGTCACGCGGGATCCGTTCCTCGTCTTCACCTCGAACATCTTCGCCATCCTCGGCCTGCGCTCGCTGTTCTTCCTCATGGCCGGCATGGTGGAGAAGTTCAGCTACCTGAAGGTGGGCCTGTCCGGCGTGCTCATCTTCGTGGGCGCGAAGATGGCGCTCATCGACGTGGTGAAGATCCCGCCCGCCCTGTCGCTGGGCATCATCGCGGCGCTGCTGGGCGCGAGCATCGTGGCCTCGCTGCTCAAGGCGCGTCACGCGCCGCGCGCCAGCGAGTCCTGA
- a CDS encoding Hsp70 family protein: MADRPRIVGIDLGTTNTLVASVRNRIPKIVPTDRGNLILPSVVALSGKGDLLVGGVAKDQMVTNPRNTLWGTKRLIGRKFHSKAVEDLKGYFPYDIVEGTNGDAAVTAGGKLYTLPQISSFVLSQLKTIAEQFLGGPIDAAVISVPAYYNDNQRNAVKEAGRLAGFDVKRIVNEPTAAALAYGFNRGLDQKILVYDLGGGTFDVSVLHLAGNVFEVLATGGDTFLGGADFDNRVMEYVLERFREETKVDLSESPIALQRIKNAAEAAKIDLTLIPNVVIDLPYIEERKGKPLDLRIPLTREQLNALTGDLVDRTFEICDRVLEEKGIARSEIDEVILVGGQSRMPLVQHKIQTHFGKPPRKGVHPDECVALGAALLGDSLGSIDAVTLLDALSMPIGYALPNGRVKRIIEKNSLIPMVKSFRLPPPKDAGSPFIELDIFQGDSDLMVDNEYLGTVRVPAAAAGRKIDFRLTEECLLQVTVEDASGMRKVDLATRDTPEALKKALQEAAARTPPQAQSASGSSDDRGLLSSIKSIFRRG; the protein is encoded by the coding sequence ATGGCGGACAGACCTCGCATCGTCGGGATTGACCTGGGCACCACCAACACGCTGGTGGCCTCCGTGCGCAACCGCATCCCGAAGATTGTCCCCACGGACCGTGGCAATCTCATCCTCCCCTCGGTGGTAGCGCTGTCGGGGAAGGGGGACCTCCTGGTGGGTGGCGTGGCCAAGGATCAAATGGTCACCAACCCCCGGAACACGCTCTGGGGCACCAAGCGGTTGATCGGCCGCAAGTTCCACTCGAAGGCGGTGGAGGACCTCAAGGGGTACTTCCCCTACGACATCGTCGAGGGCACCAACGGAGACGCCGCCGTCACCGCGGGGGGCAAGCTGTACACGCTCCCGCAGATCTCCAGCTTCGTGCTGTCGCAGCTCAAGACGATCGCGGAGCAGTTCCTGGGCGGCCCCATCGACGCGGCCGTCATCTCCGTGCCGGCCTACTACAACGACAACCAGCGCAACGCGGTGAAGGAGGCCGGGCGGCTGGCCGGCTTCGACGTGAAGCGCATCGTCAACGAGCCCACCGCGGCGGCGCTGGCCTATGGCTTCAACCGGGGCCTGGATCAGAAGATCCTCGTCTATGACCTGGGCGGCGGCACCTTCGACGTGAGCGTGCTGCACCTGGCCGGCAACGTCTTCGAGGTGCTGGCCACCGGCGGCGACACGTTCCTCGGCGGTGCGGACTTCGACAACCGGGTGATGGAGTACGTGCTGGAGCGCTTCCGCGAGGAGACCAAGGTCGACCTCTCCGAGAGCCCCATCGCCCTGCAGCGCATCAAGAACGCCGCCGAGGCGGCGAAGATCGACCTGACCCTCATCCCCAACGTCGTCATCGACCTGCCGTACATCGAGGAGCGCAAGGGCAAGCCGCTCGACCTGCGCATCCCCCTCACGCGCGAGCAGCTGAACGCGCTGACCGGGGACCTGGTGGACCGCACGTTCGAGATCTGCGACCGCGTGCTGGAAGAGAAGGGCATCGCCCGCTCGGAGATCGACGAGGTCATCCTGGTGGGTGGCCAGAGCCGCATGCCGCTCGTGCAGCACAAGATCCAGACGCACTTCGGCAAGCCTCCGCGCAAGGGCGTGCACCCCGACGAGTGCGTGGCCCTGGGGGCGGCGCTCCTGGGGGACTCGCTGGGCAGCATCGACGCGGTGACGCTGCTGGACGCGCTGTCCATGCCCATTGGCTACGCCCTGCCCAACGGCCGGGTGAAGCGCATCATCGAGAAGAACTCGCTCATCCCCATGGTGAAGAGCTTCCGCCTGCCGCCTCCCAAGGACGCGGGCTCGCCCTTCATCGAGCTGGACATCTTCCAGGGGGACAGCGACCTGATGGTCGACAACGAGTACCTGGGCACCGTCCGGGTGCCCGCCGCGGCTGCGGGGCGGAAGATCGACTTCCGGCTCACCGAGGAGTGTCTCCTCCAGGTGACCGTGGAGGACGCCAGCGGCATGCGCAAGGTGGACCTGGCGACGCGCGACACGCCCGAGGCGCTGAAGAAGGCGCTTCAGGAGGCGGCGGCTCGCACGCCCCCGCAGGCGCAGAGCGCCTCGGGGAGCAGCGACGACCGGGGGCTCCTCTCCAGCATCAAGAGCATCTTCCGTAGAGGTTAG
- a CDS encoding MBL fold metallo-hydrolase encodes MHITFLGHAGFAVETAGTLVVMDPWLSPKGAFDSAWMQLPRNHHLASLVREKLETPGVERFLYISHEHKDHFDPEFLATLRRRDFTVIVPRFRRSELQDIFARYGCKRVIACEDGRELPIKNGYIKLFLSEQGTNRDSALLVRGDGHCFLNLNDCKLHDRLARVSAEDGPIDVFSAQFSGAIWHPTCYEYPPEKYSEVARSKRDSKFEAVARALEAIRPAAYIAAAGPACFLDPALYALNFEEVNIFPRAPDLFSFLEQRLPEVPVRYLEPMPGDVLEVGSLAYSSLATERVTSENLHEYLRTYAESQAQVFRERRRNLLLAEVDEIHERLRVELQRKLDLLDLHDRVKMPMYVEVAEVPERLLRVDFQGRRVDVVSEILDGERYTMKVNAWDISRVLDRKLNWEDFLLSFRMRLSRIPDVYEPIVHGFLGVEIEDMRAFCEGLRATEAQRERTVVTAGRQRYSIQRYCPHQGADLAEGWVEEDRFLVCPRHRWQFDLEAQGHCPMNGSTVCALPLQDEEGEEDTDSVRAPPPDAQPRY; translated from the coding sequence ATGCACATCACCTTCCTGGGCCACGCTGGCTTCGCGGTCGAGACCGCTGGAACGCTCGTGGTCATGGACCCATGGCTGTCTCCGAAGGGTGCCTTTGACTCGGCCTGGATGCAGCTGCCGCGCAACCACCACCTGGCCTCGCTGGTGCGCGAGAAGCTGGAGACGCCCGGGGTCGAGCGGTTCCTCTACATCAGCCACGAGCACAAGGACCATTTCGACCCGGAGTTCCTCGCGACCCTCCGTCGCCGCGACTTCACGGTCATCGTCCCGCGGTTCCGCCGCTCCGAGCTGCAGGACATCTTCGCCCGCTACGGCTGCAAGCGCGTCATCGCCTGCGAGGACGGACGGGAGCTGCCGATCAAGAACGGCTACATCAAGCTCTTCCTGTCCGAGCAGGGCACCAACCGCGACTCGGCCTTGCTCGTGCGCGGAGATGGGCACTGCTTCCTGAACCTCAACGACTGCAAGCTGCATGATCGCCTGGCGCGCGTGTCGGCCGAGGACGGGCCCATCGACGTGTTCTCCGCCCAGTTCTCCGGCGCCATCTGGCACCCCACCTGTTACGAGTACCCGCCCGAGAAGTACTCGGAGGTCGCGCGCAGCAAGCGCGACAGCAAGTTCGAGGCGGTGGCGCGCGCGCTGGAGGCCATTCGCCCCGCGGCCTACATCGCGGCGGCGGGGCCGGCGTGCTTCCTCGACCCCGCGCTGTACGCGCTGAACTTCGAGGAGGTGAACATCTTCCCGCGCGCCCCGGACCTGTTCTCCTTCCTGGAGCAGCGCCTGCCGGAGGTCCCCGTCCGCTACCTGGAGCCCATGCCCGGGGACGTGCTGGAGGTCGGCTCGCTGGCGTACTCGTCGCTCGCCACCGAGCGCGTCACCTCGGAGAACCTCCACGAGTACCTGCGCACCTATGCCGAATCCCAGGCCCAGGTGTTCCGAGAGCGGCGTCGCAACCTGCTGCTCGCCGAGGTCGATGAGATTCACGAGCGGCTGCGCGTGGAGCTTCAGCGCAAGCTGGACCTGTTGGATCTGCACGACCGCGTGAAGATGCCCATGTACGTCGAGGTCGCGGAGGTGCCCGAGCGCCTGCTGCGGGTGGACTTCCAGGGGCGGCGCGTGGACGTCGTCTCGGAGATCCTCGATGGCGAGCGGTACACGATGAAGGTCAACGCGTGGGACATCTCGCGCGTGTTGGATCGCAAGCTCAACTGGGAGGACTTCCTGCTCTCCTTCCGCATGCGCTTGAGCCGCATCCCGGATGTCTACGAGCCCATCGTCCACGGCTTCCTGGGCGTGGAGATCGAGGACATGCGCGCGTTCTGCGAGGGCCTGCGCGCCACGGAGGCGCAGCGCGAGCGCACCGTGGTGACCGCCGGACGCCAGCGCTACTCCATCCAGCGCTACTGCCCTCACCAGGGGGCGGACCTCGCCGAGGGTTGGGTGGAGGAGGACCGCTTCCTCGTGTGCCCTCGGCACCGCTGGCAGTTCGACCTGGAGGCCCAGGGGCACTGCCCGATGAATGGCTCCACCGTGTGCGCGCTGCCGCTCCAGGACGAGGAGGGCGAGGAGGACACGGACAGCGTGCGCGCGCCCCCGCCGGACGCGCAGCCCCGTTACTGA